In Pseudomonas sp. DNDY-54, a genomic segment contains:
- a CDS encoding tyrosine-type recombinase/integrase, whose product MNIAVEALQAPTKDSLDAWLSTPRLAKCGEVFTPTHPMWKPDKSATRPVNWKAALACVSPDWQPWLHAAMAYRMADHATGSVAKVASVLSRAAQAGLDPLNEDHLIALRERFNVSEFSQLAAFMAFWRDCESLEQRPPQSLIEAYQALPRKKKSSHDVILSLDPEQGPFTQVEQDALHQWIHEQFCHGQLDPDQYLYLRLLMIYGQRGAQVRMMVFGDLTKTDQGCKVRFHWAKQKHGEAGWRAKSETFSLDQDLYNTVQAYKAMVLAQLWQTYPDRAYWDAAIENVPLFRRKIDDEAEFLERVNPPVLLDSPLQKALEEAPQPIFHVGAGTVQAWLDRIERMEGFPISPRTHQPLKVTRGHRFRHTLGTDLSNAGLDEWTMASALMHNNTRTVRKYRQVSPELLALIDAKMSDHLALVVNAFTGIIVTDRTSAKNGDRADRQIEDLAVCGATAACHLDAPFTCYACGKFQPLLYANHRAVLERLERRRAQTIATDKTTGVLWDRAILACRKVILDCEATRQSGRKGE is encoded by the coding sequence GTGAACATCGCCGTCGAAGCACTTCAGGCCCCCACAAAGGACAGCCTCGATGCATGGCTGAGCACGCCTCGCCTGGCGAAATGTGGGGAGGTGTTCACACCGACTCACCCCATGTGGAAACCCGATAAATCGGCCACACGCCCAGTCAACTGGAAAGCGGCCCTCGCCTGCGTCTCGCCGGATTGGCAGCCCTGGTTGCACGCCGCCATGGCCTATCGAATGGCTGATCATGCAACGGGCTCGGTTGCTAAAGTCGCCAGTGTGTTGTCGCGGGCTGCTCAGGCCGGTCTTGACCCGCTCAACGAGGATCACCTGATCGCTCTGCGGGAGCGCTTTAACGTCAGCGAGTTCAGTCAGTTAGCCGCTTTCATGGCGTTTTGGCGCGACTGCGAATCCCTCGAACAACGTCCGCCGCAATCCCTGATCGAGGCCTACCAGGCACTGCCCAGAAAAAAGAAATCCAGCCACGATGTGATCCTCAGCCTGGACCCCGAACAGGGCCCGTTCACCCAGGTGGAGCAGGACGCGCTGCACCAATGGATACATGAGCAGTTCTGTCACGGTCAGCTAGATCCCGACCAATACCTGTATCTGCGCCTGTTGATGATTTACGGGCAGCGTGGCGCTCAGGTGCGCATGATGGTGTTTGGTGATTTAACGAAGACCGATCAGGGCTGCAAGGTCAGGTTTCATTGGGCAAAGCAAAAACACGGCGAGGCGGGTTGGCGAGCCAAGTCCGAAACCTTCAGTCTGGATCAGGACCTGTACAACACCGTGCAGGCCTACAAGGCCATGGTTCTGGCGCAACTCTGGCAAACCTATCCAGACCGCGCCTACTGGGATGCAGCCATTGAGAATGTGCCGCTCTTTCGTCGGAAGATAGATGATGAAGCAGAATTTTTGGAACGGGTGAATCCCCCTGTTTTACTCGATAGCCCTCTGCAAAAAGCCCTCGAAGAGGCGCCGCAGCCAATCTTTCATGTTGGAGCAGGCACGGTTCAGGCATGGCTTGATCGCATCGAGCGGATGGAGGGCTTTCCAATTTCGCCTCGCACCCATCAGCCGCTGAAAGTGACGCGGGGGCACCGGTTCAGGCACACCCTCGGCACGGACTTGTCCAATGCCGGGCTGGATGAGTGGACGATGGCCAGCGCATTGATGCACAACAATACTCGGACAGTACGAAAGTACCGCCAGGTGTCGCCGGAGCTGCTGGCCTTGATCGACGCGAAGATGAGCGACCATCTGGCCTTGGTTGTGAATGCGTTCACCGGGATCATCGTCACGGATCGCACCTCAGCAAAAAACGGGGATCGAGCGGATCGACAAATCGAGGATCTGGCAGTGTGCGGTGCCACTGCCGCCTGCCATCTCGATGCGCCCTTTACCTGTTACGCATGCGGAAAATTCCAACCCCTTCTGTACGCCAATCACCGCGCGGTTCTTGAGCGATTGGAACGTCGGCGGGCGCAAACCATTGCCACGGATAAAACGACCGGTGTGCTCTGGGATCGGGCCATTCTGGCGTGCCGCAAGGTGATTCTGGATTGTGAGGCCACGCGCCAATCAGGGAGGAAAGGCGAATGA
- a CDS encoding gluconokinase, producing MIAIVMGVSGSGKTTIGEQLAARLGCGFSDADEFHGPANKAKMSAGIALTDADREPWLQAMHEAIADQARQGNDHVFTCSALKRRYRDVLRGDVADVKLIFLDGPREVLAERVGKRRGHFFAATLLDDQLANLEPPQADEALILDIRKTPDEIVEEIVQVLSAGDREGGGACEASRRE from the coding sequence ATGATCGCCATCGTGATGGGCGTATCCGGAAGTGGCAAGACGACCATTGGCGAGCAACTGGCTGCCCGCCTGGGGTGCGGGTTCTCAGACGCTGATGAGTTCCACGGCCCAGCCAACAAAGCGAAGATGAGCGCAGGAATCGCGTTGACCGATGCTGATCGCGAGCCCTGGCTACAGGCCATGCATGAGGCTATCGCCGACCAGGCCCGGCAAGGCAACGATCACGTTTTTACCTGTTCAGCGCTCAAGCGACGTTATCGCGACGTACTGCGGGGCGATGTCGCGGATGTGAAATTGATCTTTCTGGACGGACCGCGTGAGGTGCTGGCCGAGCGGGTTGGCAAGCGCAGGGGGCATTTTTTCGCGGCGACCCTGCTGGACGATCAGCTGGCTAATCTTGAACCGCCGCAGGCGGACGAGGCGCTGATTCTGGATATTCGAAAAACTCCTGACGAGATCGTCGAGGAGATTGTTCAGGTGCTGTCCGCGGGTGATCGAGAGGGTGGCGGGGCATGTGAAGCCAGTCGTCGTGAGTGA
- a CDS encoding ferredoxin--NADP reductase — MTVSEEKFTRQRLLEVQTLTPSLFTLRTTRDPGFRFTAGQFARLGVRKPSGSIVWRAYSMVSAPHDEFLDFFSIVVPDGEFTSELSRLKPGDELLVDKQAFGFLTLDRFPDGRDLWLLGTGTGIAPFLSILQDFDAWQRFERIILVYSARTAAELAYQELIRELPQRDYLEGLGSKLTYLPVITRETVPGALQGRITALIDSGELERAADLQLVPEHSRIMLCGNPQMIEDTRSILKTRDLNLALTRRPGQVAVENYW, encoded by the coding sequence ATGACCGTCAGCGAAGAGAAGTTCACCCGTCAGCGTCTGCTCGAGGTGCAGACGTTGACGCCCAGTCTGTTCACCCTGCGTACCACGCGTGATCCCGGCTTTCGCTTCACTGCCGGGCAGTTCGCCCGCCTCGGCGTCCGTAAACCCAGCGGCAGCATTGTCTGGCGCGCTTACTCCATGGTTTCGGCGCCCCACGATGAGTTTCTTGATTTCTTCTCGATCGTCGTGCCGGACGGCGAATTCACCAGCGAGCTGAGCCGGCTGAAACCTGGCGACGAGCTGCTGGTGGATAAGCAGGCGTTTGGCTTTTTGACGCTCGATCGTTTCCCTGATGGCCGGGACCTCTGGTTGCTGGGCACCGGGACCGGCATCGCACCGTTCCTCTCGATCCTGCAGGACTTCGACGCCTGGCAGCGTTTCGAGCGGATCATCCTCGTCTATAGCGCACGTACCGCAGCCGAACTGGCATATCAGGAGCTGATCCGCGAGCTACCGCAGCGCGATTACCTGGAAGGCTTGGGCAGCAAGCTCACGTATCTGCCCGTGATCACACGCGAAACGGTGCCTGGCGCGCTACAGGGGCGCATCACTGCGCTGATTGACAGTGGCGAGCTGGAACGTGCCGCAGACCTTCAACTTGTCCCCGAGCACTCGCGCATCATGCTTTGTGGCAACCCGCAGATGATCGAAGACACCCGAAGCATCCTCAAGACACGGGACTTGAACCTCGCCCTGACCCGCCGCCCTGGACAGGTCGCCGTGGAAAATTACTGGTAG
- the ettA gene encoding energy-dependent translational throttle protein EttA — protein sequence MSKSDKSGKTGSYVYTMHRLSKVVPPKREILKNISLSFFPGAKIGVLGLNGSGKSTLLKIMAGVDNEFDGEARAMPELNVGYLPQEPELDPNKTVREVVEEAVSSIKDAQARLDEVYAAYAEPDADFDKLAAEQAKLEAILQASDGHNLERQLEVAADALRLPPWDAKVEHLSGGEKRRVALCRLLLSAPDMLLLDEPTNHLDADSVAWLEHFLHDFNGTVVAITHDRYFLDNVAGWILELDRGQGIPYEGNYSGWLEAKSNRLAQESKQQSAHEKAMKEELEWVRKGAKARQSKSKARLQRFEEMQSQEFQKRSETNEIYIPAGPRLGDKVIDFNNVTKGYGDRVLIENLSFSMPKGAIVGVIGGNGAGKSTLFRMIMGKEQPDSGSIEIGDTVQVACVDQSRDDLDGGKTVWEAVSDGADLIRIGNYEVPSRTYVGRFNFKGGDQQKFVKDLSGGERGRLHLALTLKEGANVLLLDEPSNDLDVETLRSLEEALLDFPGAAIVISHDRWFLDRVATHILSYEDNGDIIFFEGNYTEYEADRKKRLGDAAAQPHRVKYKKLAQ from the coding sequence ATGTCCAAAAGTGACAAATCAGGCAAAACAGGCTCTTACGTATACACCATGCACCGGCTGAGCAAGGTCGTTCCGCCAAAGCGTGAAATCCTCAAGAACATTTCCCTGTCCTTCTTCCCAGGCGCCAAGATCGGCGTGCTCGGCCTCAACGGCTCGGGCAAGTCCACACTGCTGAAAATCATGGCGGGTGTCGACAACGAGTTTGACGGTGAAGCGCGGGCGATGCCCGAGCTGAATGTCGGCTACCTGCCGCAGGAGCCCGAGCTCGACCCCAACAAGACCGTCCGTGAAGTCGTCGAAGAGGCCGTCAGCAGCATCAAGGACGCCCAGGCGCGCCTCGACGAGGTCTATGCCGCCTACGCCGAACCCGATGCTGACTTCGACAAGCTGGCCGCCGAACAAGCCAAGCTCGAAGCCATCCTGCAGGCGAGCGACGGTCACAACCTCGAGCGCCAGCTGGAAGTCGCCGCCGACGCCCTGCGACTGCCGCCGTGGGATGCCAAGGTCGAGCACCTGTCCGGCGGTGAAAAGCGCCGTGTCGCGCTCTGCCGTCTGCTGCTGTCTGCTCCTGACATGCTGCTGCTAGACGAACCGACCAACCACCTGGATGCTGACTCAGTGGCCTGGCTGGAGCACTTCCTCCACGACTTCAACGGTACCGTGGTCGCGATCACCCACGACCGTTACTTCCTCGACAACGTGGCTGGCTGGATTCTGGAACTCGACCGCGGCCAGGGCATTCCTTACGAGGGCAACTACTCCGGCTGGCTGGAGGCGAAATCCAACCGCCTGGCGCAGGAATCCAAGCAGCAGTCGGCGCATGAAAAGGCCATGAAGGAAGAGCTGGAGTGGGTGCGCAAAGGCGCCAAGGCCCGCCAGTCCAAGTCCAAGGCACGCTTGCAGCGTTTCGAGGAAATGCAGTCGCAGGAATTCCAGAAGCGCAGCGAAACCAATGAAATCTATATCCCCGCCGGTCCGCGTCTGGGCGACAAGGTCATCGACTTCAACAACGTCACCAAGGGCTACGGTGATCGCGTACTGATCGAAAACCTGTCGTTCAGCATGCCCAAGGGTGCCATCGTCGGTGTGATTGGCGGCAACGGCGCGGGCAAGTCCACTCTGTTCCGCATGATCATGGGCAAAGAGCAGCCGGATTCGGGCAGCATCGAAATCGGCGATACCGTGCAAGTCGCCTGTGTCGATCAGAGCCGCGATGACCTGGACGGCGGCAAGACCGTGTGGGAAGCGGTATCCGACGGCGCCGACTTGATCCGCATCGGCAACTACGAAGTCCCCTCACGCACTTACGTGGGCCGCTTCAACTTCAAGGGCGGCGATCAGCAGAAGTTCGTCAAAGACCTCTCCGGTGGTGAACGCGGCCGTCTGCATCTGGCGCTGACGCTCAAGGAAGGCGCCAACGTGCTGCTGCTCGACGAACCATCCAACGACCTCGACGTGGAAACCCTGCGTTCGCTGGAAGAAGCATTGCTGGACTTCCCTGGCGCCGCCATCGTGATCTCGCACGATCGGTGGTTCCTGGACCGTGTCGCGACTCACATCCTTTCCTACGAGGACAACGGCGACATCATCTTCTTCGAAGGCAACTACACCGAGTACGAAGCCGATCGCAAGAAGCGCCTGGGCGATGCTGCGGCCCAGCCGCACCGGGTCAAGTACAAGAAGCTGGCCCAGTAG
- the gdhA gene encoding NADP-specific glutamate dehydrogenase: protein MSETVDAFLARIKQRDPHQPEFHQAVEEVVRSLWPFLEANPRYLQAGILERIVEPERAIMFRVPWVDDQGVVHVNRGFRIQMNSAIGPYKGGLRFHPSVNIGVLKFLAFEQVFKNSLTSLPMGGGKGGSDFNPKGKSDNEVMRFCQSFMTELYRHIGADLDVPAGDIGVGGREIGFLFGQYKRLSNQFTSVLTGKGLSYGGSLIRPEATGYGCVYFAEEMLKSTHTSFDGKRVAISGSGNVAQYAAQKVMELGGKVVSLSDSGGSLHFPEGLTEEQWAYLMDLKNVRRGRLVEMADHFGVTHLQDQRPWSLPCEIALPCATQNELDGDDARLLLNNGCICVAEGANMPSTLEAVDLFLEAGILFAPGKASNAGGVACSGLEMSQNAMRMHWTAGEVDTKLHSIMQSIHHACVAYGEEDGRTNYVKGANIAGFVKVADAMLAQGVV, encoded by the coding sequence ATGTCAGAAACAGTTGACGCTTTTCTCGCCCGAATCAAACAACGCGACCCCCATCAGCCGGAATTCCATCAGGCTGTAGAAGAGGTGGTTCGCAGCCTCTGGCCATTTCTGGAGGCCAATCCCCGCTACCTTCAGGCCGGCATCCTCGAGCGCATCGTCGAGCCGGAGCGCGCGATCATGTTCCGGGTACCCTGGGTAGACGATCAGGGCGTCGTACACGTTAACCGCGGATTCCGGATACAGATGAATAGCGCCATCGGCCCCTACAAAGGCGGCCTGCGCTTCCATCCTTCGGTCAATATCGGCGTACTGAAGTTCCTCGCGTTCGAGCAGGTCTTCAAGAATTCGCTGACGTCGCTTCCCATGGGCGGCGGTAAAGGTGGTTCGGACTTCAACCCCAAGGGCAAGAGCGACAATGAAGTCATGCGCTTCTGTCAGTCGTTCATGACCGAGCTGTACCGTCACATTGGCGCCGACCTTGATGTGCCGGCCGGCGACATTGGTGTTGGCGGGCGCGAGATCGGCTTCCTGTTTGGCCAATACAAGCGTCTGTCCAACCAATTCACCTCCGTATTGACCGGCAAGGGCCTGTCCTATGGCGGTAGCCTGATTCGCCCGGAAGCCACGGGTTACGGTTGCGTGTATTTCGCTGAAGAAATGCTCAAGAGCACCCACACCAGTTTCGACGGTAAGCGGGTGGCTATTTCCGGCTCGGGCAACGTCGCTCAGTACGCGGCGCAGAAGGTCATGGAGCTGGGCGGCAAGGTGGTTTCGCTGTCCGATTCCGGCGGCTCGCTGCACTTCCCTGAGGGGTTGACCGAGGAACAGTGGGCCTACCTGATGGACCTGAAAAACGTTCGCCGCGGTCGGTTGGTGGAAATGGCCGACCATTTCGGTGTAACTCACCTTCAAGATCAGCGCCCGTGGAGCCTGCCCTGCGAAATCGCGCTGCCTTGTGCCACGCAGAACGAACTCGATGGCGATGACGCTCGCCTGTTGTTGAACAACGGCTGCATTTGCGTCGCCGAAGGAGCCAACATGCCGTCCACGCTGGAAGCGGTGGACCTGTTTCTCGAGGCGGGTATCCTCTTCGCGCCGGGCAAGGCTTCGAACGCTGGCGGTGTCGCCTGTAGCGGCCTGGAAATGAGCCAGAATGCGATGCGCATGCACTGGACAGCCGGCGAAGTGGACACCAAATTGCACAGCATCATGCAATCCATCCACCATGCCTGCGTCGCTTATGGCGAAGAAGATGGCCGCACCAACTACGTGAAGGGCGCCAACATTGCCGGCTTCGTCAAAGTCGCCGACGCGATGCTGGCGCAAGGCGTGGTTTAA
- a CDS encoding site-specific integrase, producing the protein MGLQVIEQVVNAARRKMLVQDCIPVYYPNLYITMEHSGRALETTKKYLEHLAVFEEFLAFSSIDLISHLEQRPHSRYLTDSELSRFVSDAGFSKETLAMKYAGMRLHPTAYKSVGKVHAQQRIEAVRDYLAFLYDKLGDHSTRYEAVDDLKKRINRKIKAASPAWKKTRTDEMKGLTAQERTRLLEIMHPNSAENPFSDDAIRLRNYIILLLGLDMGLRRSEMLLIKTRDIHWHSRQLAVVNLEDESIDPRTMAPQFKTHERMLVMTDDLYDAITEYESKYRHRKPRSGTSQARKHPFLLVAHKRNEGGPLTIKAVDGVLSRVREIAPELAHVHPHILRHDAVYTMLESMREELAALTPEDRTTQVQKTLTWMFGWSPESNMPGLYGAKFWKEEADKAIQKRAERFTSSRHKAGMTPGGSA; encoded by the coding sequence ATGGGTTTGCAAGTCATAGAGCAGGTGGTGAATGCTGCTCGAAGAAAGATGCTGGTGCAAGACTGCATCCCGGTCTACTACCCCAACCTATACATCACCATGGAGCACTCGGGCAGAGCCCTCGAAACAACCAAGAAGTACCTTGAGCATCTGGCTGTGTTTGAGGAGTTTCTGGCGTTTTCCTCCATTGATCTGATTTCTCACCTCGAACAGCGCCCTCACAGCCGGTACCTGACAGACAGTGAGCTTTCAAGGTTTGTGTCGGACGCGGGGTTCAGCAAGGAAACCTTGGCCATGAAGTATGCGGGGATGCGCTTGCATCCGACCGCCTACAAATCCGTTGGCAAAGTCCATGCGCAGCAGCGAATCGAGGCGGTACGCGACTATCTGGCCTTCCTCTATGACAAGTTGGGTGATCACTCAACACGATATGAGGCGGTTGACGATCTGAAGAAGCGCATCAACCGCAAGATCAAAGCGGCCAGCCCTGCGTGGAAAAAAACGCGAACGGACGAAATGAAGGGGCTTACTGCCCAGGAGCGAACTCGGTTGCTGGAAATCATGCATCCGAATAGCGCCGAGAATCCCTTTTCAGATGACGCCATCAGGCTGCGTAACTACATCATTTTGCTGTTGGGTCTCGACATGGGGCTGCGACGCTCCGAGATGCTGCTGATCAAGACCAGAGATATTCACTGGCACAGTCGTCAACTGGCGGTGGTCAACCTCGAGGATGAGAGCATCGATCCACGAACCATGGCCCCGCAATTCAAAACCCACGAGCGCATGCTGGTGATGACCGATGACCTGTATGACGCGATCACTGAGTACGAATCGAAATATCGCCACAGAAAGCCCCGTAGCGGCACATCGCAAGCAAGGAAGCATCCGTTTTTGCTGGTGGCGCACAAGCGAAATGAGGGCGGGCCTCTGACCATCAAGGCAGTGGATGGCGTTCTGTCGAGGGTTCGAGAAATAGCGCCGGAACTGGCTCATGTGCACCCGCATATTCTCAGGCATGACGCGGTCTACACCATGCTGGAAAGCATGCGTGAGGAGCTGGCAGCGCTCACGCCGGAGGATCGCACCACGCAAGTTCAAAAGACCCTGACATGGATGTTCGGCTGGAGTCCCGAGTCGAACATGCCCGGCCTCTACGGCGCAAAGTTCTGGAAGGAGGAGGCAGACAAAGCGATACAGAAACGGGCCGAGCGGTTTACGTCCAGCCGTCATAAGGCCGGCATGACACCAGGAGGTTCAGCGTGA